Part of the Ictalurus furcatus strain D&B chromosome 19, Billie_1.0, whole genome shotgun sequence genome, AAGGACAGAGGGGGACATGTTCAGCCACGTCTACCTGCTAATTCCACTCCTCTTcagacacaaatgcacacatttaaaCATGGCAAGCCACCCTTGGTGAAGCAGAACAAGTAAGAAGaatagtgaaagaaaaaaaaagcataggtCTTTGGGAATTGCTTCCATTAAAAAGACAATATAGTTTATTCTACCTCTTGAAGAGCTTTTTTTTCCTACCATATGTGGCATGGCAGCTGGTTTTAAAAACGATCAAGAcgaacaaacgaacaaacaaaatgcacatCTGAAGCAAGAGGAGGAAAATACTGCAGTGTGACAATTCATTGCATCTCCTAACTGAAAGGAATACtgcgggggggaaaaaaaaagaagaggaaaatgGAAAATTTGAGCATGATGGCTGTATTTCTAACAGTACACGCTGAACACTACTGCTATACAGGTAATAATAGTTGAGTGCACCTAGTATATCAGCTCTTTTTCCTGGTAATGTGGAGCAAATTAACCTTTCGCTGCCCGCTCAGCAGGCCCGCCTTGTCAATTTAGAAAAGTCCCAAAGATCCAGAGAGGGGCCAGGAGTGGATCTTCTTTATATGAACAAGAAATATCCAAATAGAACCACATTCTTTTGAACCAAAGGACTATATATATACGTGCACTTGATTATCCTAAGTGGTCATGGCTTTTTCTTTAACCAATAATACCtctatgattatttttattatgctcTTTCACTTAACACAAGGTTCTAGTAGTGCTATAGGGAtgtataggaaaaaaaaaaaaagaggaacaaAGCCTGATACATGTTTAGCTATTTCTTTTTGTAACATGTAATGTGCAAGATACTTGATGTTGTTACTGTTTATTACTTCGCTATGTGAAATTAGTGCGCAGTATTGCCTGTTGTGTGCCATTATCAGTATACTCAGAACACATTTTGAGTCGTCCGAGTCAGGACATTCGAATTCGAGTTACACACTTGAGGTGCTTTGGAAAGGAGGGGGTGGTTGGGGTGGGTGGggatggggggatgggggggttaTAAGGACAGTGGTCAGGCACTCTAGACGCCTTATTTCTTCCTGTAGTTGCCCAGCTGAACAGCAGAGCGGTCAAAAACGCAACGGAAAGTGATGGGTTGGACCTCCCAGTACGGCACGGGGTTGCTGAACAGACTGATGCCGGAATACATGGCCTTCTTGGTGTTGAAGCTGGCAGGGCAGAAGTCTTCCGTTCCCACAGAGGCTATCTTGTTGGCATGAAGATAGATcacctaaaaagaaaaaaaaaagaccaacgTGGTCTACCAACTAATTTCAAGAAGCGCAACCTAACAAGCATGTTCGAGATTGTATTGGAGAACATGTATCTTATGAAGGTCGATGCTCACCTGGATGTACTTGTGGTCAGGAAGACCAGCAGGCACACTGGTTAGAGCATTGTGGTCCAGGTGGAGCTCCCTCAAGTGTGGAATCATGGGCAGAGTCCCGTTCTCCACAACACTGATCTCATTACTGCTCAGGCcaagcctacacacacacacacacacacacacacacacccgcacacacactatattagtATCTTTTTTCATATACTCATTTTCAGGAACCACTTTATTCACAGGATTTCAGGAACACTGGGATGCGAGGTAGGAATAGGCCCTGGATTAGACGCCAATCCGTCACCAGACACGATGCACACACGTTCATTCAAACCTAGGTTCAATGTAGTGTACCAGAGTGtatttgggaggtgggaggaagggaaaccagagaaccctgaggaatcCCGAGCTGACATGCATAGTTACTGcgaactcaggatcaaaccaggtaTCCTGGATACCCCTAACCTCTTTCAATACCTGAAAGAAAATCTTTTGGcacctttgtttttttcccaaatAAAAGCTGTATCTTTCATAAAATAATGCTTTTATCACATAGGGACCCAACAAATCTTCCCACAGCATATGATCACTCAGCCGTGGAAAGAGTTTTTAAGTTAGCAAAAGTGGTACATTCATAGGTTTTTAACGTTCTTACTTGGCTAGGTGCTTGAGACCTTTCAGGCTGTCGGCAGTGACCTTGGTAATCCTGTTCCCATCCAGGTGCAGCTCTGACAGAGAGGTGGGCAGACCTGCAAGGATTTGTAAGCAGGATAAAGACGTGAACAATGACGTCAAGTGCTgtgtagtccatccatccatccatccatctcccataccacttatcctacacagggttctAGGGCACTAGATCTCAGGGGATctcaggggactcagggcacaaggcaggggacaccctggatgtggtaccaacccatctcagagcacaactgcacacactcacacgctatggacaatttagaaatgccaatcagcctatgatgcatgcctttggactgggagaggaaaccccagaagaacATACAAGCTCTGCACATACATGGTAGAGACAGGAATCGAaacccggaggtgtgaggcaaatgtgctaaccaccgtGCCCTCATAATAGGAATTGTAGGAATGGGTATGCAGTCACGTATGAGCAGTGTTCTCCTGTGTGACCTTTGGTCTCAAATAGCCTTTTTAGCTGTAATTCTCCACATAAAATGTCTACATGTAATTACTGTAGTCCATCTCTAAGCAAAAATAATCACAGATAGACTTCAGAATTCCTGACCTTTGGGAATGCTGGTAATGTTGGTGTCAGCGATACGGATGTAGGAAACCCTCTTCAGATCCTTGAAAGCATCTGCGTCCACACCTGAACTGGTCAAGGGGTTGGAGCCAAGCTCTGAAAGGTCAGAATGATAGCTTTACTCATTATTTAAGCTTAAATTCTTGCTACAAGATAACAGTACAATCTTTCGGAGACCTCTCGAgtgttctctgtgtgtatggAACACTTTGAAATGGCTGggaatttatttgcatttgcataagctgattggctgatatGTGCAGGTGCGTCGAATGCCAGGGGCAATGACGCTGtagccatgctggaacagtccGCTTATAAAAACACGGCTGAACGGGTCCAAACGGAAAACAGGTTTTTATGGTGTTCGGCTGAATAAATGCGTATGAATGAAGAGTGGAGGTGCTCTGCACTGCAATGGAAAACCATGAACTGTGTAATTATATGCAAGAGAACACACAGgtgctggaacacacacacacacacaccacctctaCACCGGCCACCATCCAAGCAGCAACTCAAACCTATTTTAGATGCTGTTTCATCAGAACTCGGAGAAACTTCATGATGCCAGGTTTTGTTGGGTTTTCATCACGCCACATGCTGCATGGGAATCTTAAAACGACTTGTCAGCGACTCTGTGTAAAGGATTTTGAATAGCTCTTAATTGACGATAAGCTGGAGAACGGATTGTAGATCTACCCATAACAGATTACTAATTAGTTCTGGATTTAGTTCTTTATACACCTAGAAAAAAAGGGTCCTTCAAAGGTTCTTTGTACAGCCAATGGTTTTAAACTGTTTTAGGGTTCCCTTTAAGAAGTGTTTAAGATTGAACTGTTTTTCTAAGCACGTGTTTTATCTAACAGACTCTTAATTCGTTGTTTCcaaaaaatggataaaagttaAGGAGTATTGTCTCTTGTTGTAGAGTTCTACTGAACCATTAAGGTTTACAAAGAACCTGCATGGTGCTAGATTAAGCCTGTGTAGAAAGTGCTAAAACCGAGGCATGGTCTGATACAGAAGAACATGTCACGCTGACTTCCTGTCTTACCCATGACAATGACATTAACCATGCCAGTGAAGGAGGCCTTCTTGATTTTAGTGATCTGGTTCTCGTGGATGCGCAGCTCCTGGACGCTCTTGGGCATGTTGCTGGGAATATCCTTCAGCAGGTTCTTAGACAGGTAAAGCCTCTGAAGGTTGACCAGAGGAGAAAAGGCCTTGGCGTGGATGATGGTGATCTTGTTGTTTACCAGAATGAGAGCCTATAACAGCCGAGAAGCAGAGGATTAGTTGTACATTGTTGGTTTTCAGTGGCATTAATATGAATCGAATTGCATTGAGAAGAACATCTTAATGTAAGTACAGCTGTATGATTCAAATGTCTATCTTTTTATCTGACATTTTGAATTGAGTAAGATCAGATCAGCATGGTGAGTGTGTTCAGCGCACTTTATGCTACATGAAATGGTCCTTAAGTTGTGTGTTAGTCCTTTGGGTATCCGTGCAATGCCGTGCTCTTTGATGAATCAAAGCTGTGCTCTGAAGAGGAACTACAGCTACCTTACTATACAAGTAAGCTgataaaacatcttaaacataaaaccCAGCACAGGGAGATCATTGCTAGTGGGACAAGGCAAAAACCGATGCTACATAGGCAAGGAAAAATGTCTGTAAACAACGCTAAGTGAGTGCAAATAACAGCTCTTACCCAGTATATTGTTCTTGATGATCAGCTGCTATCGGTCAACGACAAACGAAGGATTCAGACGCGATGAAGACAAAAACGTGCTTTTACTT contains:
- the dcn gene encoding decorin, which produces MRLACLTLLLVSVCWALPFRQSGFLDFMMEDEQISGEGPPVVTTKQEFPPEVPIGPVCPFRCQCHLHVVQCSDLGMKNVPEDIPSDAQLLDLQNNKITEIRENDFKGLKALHALILVNNKITIIHAKAFSPLVNLQRLYLSKNLLKDIPSNMPKSVQELRIHENQITKIKKASFTGMVNVIVMELGSNPLTSSGVDADAFKDLKRVSYIRIADTNITSIPKGLPTSLSELHLDGNRITKVTADSLKGLKHLAKLGLSSNEISVVENGTLPMIPHLRELHLDHNALTSVPAGLPDHKYIQVIYLHANKIASVGTEDFCPASFNTKKAMYSGISLFSNPVPYWEVQPITFRCVFDRSAVQLGNYRKK